From Paraflavitalea devenefica, the proteins below share one genomic window:
- a CDS encoding ABC transporter ATP-binding protein has protein sequence MQRLQISNLSKTYPNGVKALDNVSLTISNGMFGLLGPNGAGKSSLMRTLATLQPPDSGQVLFDGKDIFRHEQQLRSQLGYLPQDFGVYPKISAIDLLNHLAILKGITDKKARKEQVLALLQQTNLYAVRKQAVSTYSGGMRQRFGIAQALLGNPQLIIVDEPTAGLDPLERNRFHDLLSEIGEQVVVILSTHIVEDVHDLCPNMAILAGGKVILQGRPGLLTEALEGQVWQKTVSKETLHQYQSTLNVISTRMTGGKIQVHILSGIRPDAGFEPFSPDLSSVYFSALFGAQRTKKEGAVC, from the coding sequence ATGCAGCGATTACAAATAAGCAACCTTTCCAAGACCTATCCCAACGGCGTTAAGGCGCTGGACAATGTTTCCCTCACCATTTCCAATGGCATGTTTGGCCTCCTGGGCCCCAATGGCGCCGGCAAATCATCTTTAATGCGCACGCTGGCCACTTTACAACCACCCGATAGCGGGCAGGTATTGTTTGATGGCAAAGACATCTTCCGGCACGAACAGCAACTGCGCAGTCAACTGGGTTACCTGCCGCAGGACTTTGGCGTATATCCAAAGATCAGCGCTATAGACCTGCTGAACCACCTGGCCATTTTAAAGGGTATCACGGATAAGAAGGCGCGCAAAGAACAGGTACTGGCACTATTACAGCAAACCAACTTGTATGCAGTCAGGAAGCAGGCGGTGAGCACTTACTCCGGCGGCATGCGCCAGCGCTTCGGTATTGCACAAGCACTGCTGGGCAACCCGCAATTGATCATTGTAGATGAACCCACCGCCGGACTGGACCCTTTGGAACGCAACCGCTTTCACGACCTGCTGAGCGAGATCGGTGAGCAGGTAGTGGTTATCCTGTCTACGCATATCGTGGAAGATGTGCATGACCTCTGTCCCAATATGGCCATCCTGGCCGGTGGCAAAGTTATCTTACAAGGCAGGCCCGGCTTATTAACGGAAGCACTGGAAGGACAGGTATGGCAGAAAACCGTTTCCAAAGAAACGCTGCATCAGTACCAATCCACCCTGAATGTCATCTCCACGCGGATGACCGGCGGCAAAATACAGGTGCATATACTGAGTGGTATCCGCCCCGATGCAGGCTTTGAGCCTTTCTCGCCCGACCTGTCATCCGTCTATTTCTCTGCTTTATTTGGTGCGCAACGCACCAAAAAGGAGGGCGCTGTATGTTAA
- a CDS encoding sensor histidine kinase encodes MKRWYDKLEPLTKRFEVLLYIGLLCWMALFDVLEKGVYSWTYYGSALLVLFLVHLPVLVFSWNRERWKQLLSGRRYLQYWLACFGVYLGLLFVICSTFLEVNTRFQQLIPISALFIFLLELLLTVIAWYRKRALQWQWIKRLSLERSVLISIILIAVLFSIMAVSSMGNPEYDRPGGLLLGFEFNFWKVLTHFGVFLSFLVQFLFMYLCGYFFFYINNRVLVPRVLKQKGVVMYILAGLATVGITYPIIAQLLSLLPVNGRLGKVFSDNPFLLENAFGAILIILLSLPVVLALQWSKQNSRIMSLEKEKAEAELDLLKQQLNPHFFFNTLNNLYALSLAQSTQTPESILQLSELMRYVIYKAKEPAVSVQEEVKYLEDYMQLQQIRLKRKPDVQFTKEIAGDTPLVAPLLLIVLVENAFKHGVEPAEGTALLHLSLYADATRLYFTCVNSFEQEGEVAAGIGLANLERRLALLYPGKHQLKTGIESHTFKAELELDLT; translated from the coding sequence ATGAAGCGATGGTATGATAAGCTGGAGCCTCTTACAAAGCGTTTTGAAGTGTTGTTGTATATAGGCCTGTTGTGCTGGATGGCTCTTTTTGACGTGCTGGAAAAAGGCGTGTATTCCTGGACGTATTACGGGAGCGCTTTGCTGGTATTGTTCCTGGTGCATTTGCCGGTATTGGTTTTCTCCTGGAACAGGGAACGTTGGAAACAACTACTTTCCGGGAGGCGGTACCTGCAATACTGGCTGGCTTGCTTTGGTGTTTATTTGGGGTTGCTTTTTGTCATTTGCAGTACTTTCCTGGAAGTGAATACGCGTTTCCAGCAATTGATCCCCATCAGCGCGCTCTTTATTTTCCTGCTCGAACTGTTGCTGACGGTTATCGCCTGGTACCGGAAGCGGGCCTTGCAATGGCAATGGATCAAGCGGTTGAGCCTGGAGCGGTCGGTGTTGATTAGCATTATACTGATTGCCGTCCTCTTTTCTATCATGGCGGTGTCCAGTATGGGCAACCCGGAATATGACAGGCCCGGCGGGTTGCTGCTGGGTTTTGAGTTTAACTTTTGGAAAGTGCTCACCCACTTTGGTGTTTTTCTGAGTTTCCTGGTGCAGTTCCTGTTCATGTACCTGTGCGGCTATTTCTTTTTTTATATCAATAACCGGGTGCTTGTGCCCCGGGTATTGAAACAAAAAGGAGTGGTGATGTACATACTGGCCGGATTGGCCACGGTAGGCATCACTTATCCCATCATTGCGCAATTGCTATCCCTGCTGCCGGTGAATGGCAGATTGGGCAAGGTCTTTTCTGATAATCCCTTTTTACTGGAGAATGCTTTTGGGGCCATATTGATCATCCTGCTTAGTCTGCCGGTAGTGCTGGCCCTGCAATGGTCGAAGCAGAACAGCCGGATCATGTCGCTGGAAAAAGAAAAAGCAGAGGCCGAGCTGGACCTGCTCAAGCAACAACTGAATCCACATTTCTTTTTCAATACCCTGAACAACCTGTATGCACTGAGCCTGGCGCAATCAACGCAAACACCGGAAAGCATTTTGCAGTTATCGGAGTTAATGCGTTATGTGATCTATAAAGCCAAAGAGCCGGCCGTGTCTGTACAGGAGGAAGTAAAGTACCTGGAAGATTATATGCAATTGCAACAGATCAGGCTCAAGCGGAAGCCGGATGTACAGTTTACAAAAGAGATAGCGGGCGATACGCCTCTGGTAGCACCCCTGTTGTTAATTGTGTTGGTCGAGAATGCCTTCAAGCATGGGGTAGAGCCTGCGGAAGGAACAGCCCTGCTGCACTTGTCGTTGTATGCAGACGCTACCCGGCTGTATTTTACGTGTGTGAATTCTTTTGAGCAGGAGGGGGAAGTGGCTGCCGGTATAGGATTGGCCAACCTGGAAAGACGATTGGCTTTGTTATACCCGGGTAAACACCAGTTGAAAACCGGGATAGAAAGTCATACTTTTAAGGCTGAACTGGAATTGGACCTGACATGA
- a CDS encoding LytR/AlgR family response regulator transcription factor produces MKIRCLIVDDEPLAHQVILKYVEDIPFLEVVGQCHLATEALSFLSTQPVDLIFLDIRMPKLSGLDFLRTLQQRPLVIITSAYEEHALESFDLEVCDYLLKPFRFDRFLKAANRALAMYTLRKQAAESTAAVVQPVMPAEPLRIYIKSDKKQVQLAVDEVYYLESMGNYVKVWGEQKYLLTPRTLSSFEEQLPPETFVRIHKSYILNKKFVHYIEGNTIRLKNGKELPLGKNYKHVVKLF; encoded by the coding sequence ATGAAAATACGTTGTCTGATAGTGGATGATGAGCCGCTGGCGCACCAGGTGATCCTGAAATACGTGGAGGATATTCCTTTCCTGGAAGTGGTGGGGCAATGTCACCTGGCCACGGAGGCCCTTTCTTTCTTAAGTACCCAACCTGTTGATCTGATCTTCCTCGATATCCGCATGCCTAAGCTGAGTGGCCTCGATTTCCTGCGTACGTTACAGCAACGGCCACTGGTGATCATCACTTCGGCGTATGAAGAACATGCGCTGGAAAGTTTTGACCTGGAGGTGTGTGATTACCTGCTCAAGCCTTTCCGGTTCGACCGCTTTTTGAAAGCAGCTAATCGCGCGCTGGCTATGTATACTTTACGGAAACAGGCTGCTGAAAGTACTGCTGCTGTCGTGCAGCCGGTAATGCCTGCTGAGCCTTTGCGTATCTACATCAAGTCGGATAAGAAACAGGTGCAGTTGGCAGTGGATGAAGTGTACTACCTGGAGAGCATGGGCAATTATGTAAAGGTATGGGGTGAACAAAAATACCTGTTAACGCCCCGCACCCTCAGCAGCTTTGAAGAGCAGTTACCGCCGGAAACCTTTGTGCGCATTCATAAATCCTATATCCTCAACAAAAAGTTTGTGCATTACATTGAGGGTAATACCATCCGCCTAAAGAATGGTAAGGAGTTGCCGCTGGGAAAGAATTATAAGCATGTGGTGAAGTTGTTTTGA
- a CDS encoding RNA polymerase sigma factor has translation MENGELIPHLFRIEYRKIVSVLCKHFGFDQIANAEDIASDTFLTAAQTWGIKGLPQNPVAWLYNVAKNKARNHLQRHAIFNNKVAPAIQNTAPGFEEYEIDLSPQNINDSQLQMMFAICHPAITPEAQIGLSLRILCGFGIEEIADAFLTNKETINKRLFRAKEKLREEKIRIALPAPAELDERLAAVLATTYLLFNEGYYSVSQGQTIRKELCFEAMRLCSMLVENKYTNQPAANALLALMCFHASRLDARVNVAGELVLYDEQDASQWNTDLISKGGYFLHCAASGNQLSRYHLEAGIAYWNTQKEDSKEKWESILQLYNRLLQINYSPMAALNRTFALAKVQGKTAAIAEAEKLSLTGNHFYFILLGELYTGIDHTKSKQHFEQALTLARTAADKQVIEKKLARL, from the coding sequence ATGGAGAACGGCGAACTGATACCGCATTTATTCAGGATCGAATACCGGAAGATCGTATCGGTGCTTTGTAAGCATTTCGGATTTGACCAGATAGCCAACGCTGAAGATATTGCCAGCGACACCTTCCTCACTGCCGCACAGACCTGGGGCATTAAAGGTTTGCCACAGAATCCCGTTGCCTGGCTATACAATGTAGCAAAGAATAAAGCCCGCAATCATTTGCAACGCCATGCTATCTTTAACAATAAGGTGGCGCCAGCCATCCAAAACACAGCGCCAGGCTTTGAGGAATATGAGATTGATCTATCGCCGCAAAACATCAACGATAGCCAGTTGCAAATGATGTTTGCCATTTGTCATCCTGCCATCACTCCCGAAGCACAGATAGGGTTATCGCTGCGCATCCTGTGCGGCTTTGGCATTGAGGAAATAGCTGATGCCTTTCTTACGAATAAGGAAACGATCAATAAACGGTTGTTCCGGGCAAAAGAAAAACTGCGGGAAGAAAAGATCAGGATAGCGCTTCCTGCTCCTGCTGAACTGGATGAACGCCTGGCTGCTGTACTGGCAACGACCTATTTGCTGTTCAACGAAGGTTACTATTCCGTGAGTCAGGGCCAAACCATAAGAAAAGAGCTTTGTTTTGAAGCCATGCGGCTTTGTTCCATGCTGGTGGAAAACAAGTATACCAATCAACCCGCCGCCAACGCCTTGCTGGCGCTTATGTGCTTTCATGCCTCCCGGCTGGATGCCCGGGTCAATGTAGCCGGCGAACTTGTTTTATATGATGAGCAGGATGCCAGTCAGTGGAACACCGACCTGATCAGTAAGGGCGGCTATTTCCTGCATTGTGCGGCCAGTGGCAATCAGCTCTCCCGTTACCACCTCGAAGCCGGCATTGCTTACTGGAATACTCAAAAAGAAGACAGTAAAGAGAAGTGGGAAAGCATTTTGCAATTGTACAACCGCTTATTGCAAATAAATTATTCTCCCATGGCAGCCCTCAATAGGACCTTTGCACTTGCCAAAGTACAGGGAAAGACCGCAGCTATTGCCGAAGCAGAAAAGTTATCGCTCACCGGCAATCATTTTTATTTTATACTGCTGGGTGAACTATATACCGGCATTGATCATACAAAATCCAAACAGCATTTTGAACAGGCGCTTACACTGGCCCGGACTGCGGCAGATAAGCAGGTTATTGAGAAAAAACTGGCGCGACTGTAA
- a CDS encoding YciI family protein, which produces MDEYLLLMRLDLITKEAQPSPEQLQVYMKQYHDWVGGIAAQNKFNGGTGLSTEGRVLKANNIMTDGPYAEIKESIAGFIIVKAASFDEAAAMARACPILQGEGNSVEVRKVVATNNTR; this is translated from the coding sequence ATGGACGAATATTTATTACTGATGCGCCTGGACCTTATCACCAAAGAGGCCCAGCCATCGCCGGAGCAACTGCAGGTATATATGAAACAATACCACGACTGGGTAGGCGGCATTGCCGCACAGAACAAATTTAATGGCGGCACCGGATTATCAACTGAAGGCCGGGTATTAAAAGCCAACAATATAATGACCGATGGTCCCTATGCAGAGATCAAGGAATCCATAGCCGGCTTTATCATTGTAAAGGCAGCCTCTTTTGATGAAGCGGCGGCTATGGCAAGAGCCTGCCCCATCCTGCAGGGCGAAGGCAACAGCGTGGAAGTAAGGAAGGTAGTGGCTACAAACAATACCCGCTGA
- a CDS encoding dihydrofolate reductase family protein, with the protein MGILSSFQFITLNGFYKGPDNDISWHQHGGEESAFAEEGAQSGSTLLFGRITYEMMAGFWPTAEAQQAMPVVAEGMNKSEKIVFSRTLKTADWNNTRIVKDNIEAEVKRLKEAGKAMTILGSGSILTQLANSGLIDEYQVMIDPVALGSGTPLFEGLQHHLDLQLINSRVFKSGVVLLSYLPIKK; encoded by the coding sequence ATGGGCATATTATCATCCTTCCAGTTCATAACGCTGAATGGCTTTTATAAAGGGCCGGATAACGACATCTCCTGGCACCAGCACGGTGGAGAGGAAAGCGCCTTTGCTGAAGAAGGCGCCCAATCGGGCAGCACGCTGCTTTTTGGCCGCATCACCTACGAAATGATGGCCGGCTTCTGGCCAACGGCCGAGGCCCAACAAGCCATGCCGGTAGTAGCCGAAGGCATGAACAAGTCCGAAAAGATCGTATTCTCCCGCACATTGAAAACGGCCGACTGGAACAATACGCGGATCGTGAAAGACAATATAGAAGCCGAAGTAAAACGGCTGAAAGAAGCCGGAAAGGCTATGACGATACTGGGCAGCGGCAGCATCTTAACCCAGTTAGCCAACAGCGGGCTGATTGATGAATACCAGGTCATGATAGACCCTGTGGCGCTCGGCAGCGGCACTCCCTTATTTGAGGGCCTGCAGCATCACCTGGACCTTCAATTGATCAATTCGAGGGTATTTAAAAGTGGTGTGGTGCTGCTCTCTTACCTGCCCATAAAAAAGTAA
- a CDS encoding bestrophin family protein, with protein sequence MHAGQRYTFKEIFVWTISDVKLMAILSIVPVVIFELFNWRWIALPWIPIAMVGTATAFIVGFRNTQTYSRLWEARQIYGSIINSSRSWGMMVKDFVGAHSSEEIQKIRLELIKRHIAWLTALRFQLREQRTWETSRTKPSNKKYGQRFVIDEWSRSLESALTPYLSPEELKYVLSKSNKATQLIGRQSLQLKQLKAQGLIEPLTYVEMEKLLVDLYDHQGRCERIKNFPYPRQFATISQMLTRLFVFMVPFGVLNEFQRAGNWLIWLSIPFSGVVGWVFLTLERIGENTENPFEGGANDVPVTAISRTIEIDLLEMMDIPEVPKPMQPVNLILS encoded by the coding sequence ATGCACGCCGGACAACGATATACTTTCAAGGAAATTTTTGTGTGGACGATCAGTGATGTGAAACTGATGGCCATCCTTTCCATTGTACCTGTTGTAATATTTGAGTTGTTCAACTGGCGATGGATAGCGCTGCCCTGGATACCCATTGCCATGGTGGGTACCGCTACTGCCTTTATTGTAGGTTTCAGGAATACACAAACCTACAGCCGTTTATGGGAAGCCCGCCAGATCTATGGCTCTATTATCAACAGCAGCCGTTCCTGGGGCATGATGGTCAAGGATTTTGTGGGTGCACATAGTTCGGAGGAGATACAAAAGATACGACTGGAGCTGATCAAGCGGCATATTGCCTGGCTGACGGCCCTGCGTTTTCAGTTGCGCGAGCAACGTACCTGGGAAACCAGTCGCACCAAACCTTCCAATAAAAAGTATGGTCAGCGGTTTGTGATCGATGAATGGAGCAGATCACTGGAGTCTGCGCTCACGCCCTATCTTTCCCCCGAAGAATTAAAGTATGTATTGAGTAAATCGAATAAGGCTACCCAGTTGATAGGCAGGCAGTCCCTGCAGTTGAAACAATTAAAGGCCCAGGGATTGATCGAGCCGCTGACGTATGTGGAGATGGAGAAACTGCTGGTAGACCTGTATGATCACCAGGGCCGGTGTGAACGGATCAAGAATTTCCCTTACCCGCGGCAATTCGCCACCATCAGCCAGATGCTTACCCGTCTTTTTGTTTTTATGGTGCCCTTTGGCGTATTGAATGAATTTCAGCGGGCAGGCAATTGGCTGATATGGCTGTCCATTCCTTTCAGTGGCGTAGTAGGCTGGGTATTCCTTACCCTTGAAAGGATTGGGGAGAATACGGAGAACCCCTTTGAAGGCGGCGCCAATGATGTGCCGGTCACGGCCATTTCCCGTACTATCGAAATTGACCTGCTGGAAATGATGGATATTCCGGAAGTGCCCAAGCCTATGCAGCCGGTGAATTTGATTCTTTCCTAA
- a CDS encoding HAMP domain-containing histidine kinase, translating to MKNLSFTSRPPAVAPVFASTESMPLCPLIKDLMKSFIPLAVEKSSFIVNDVDPAFQLCADQQTLAFVLSNLLDNAISTTSSVCIRVEAVKQAEGIQIGVRISAANFYSTVTGDFSQVLAAAYRLGGNIHIYNQRNQGMVISLSLAASSIS from the coding sequence ATGAAAAACTTGTCATTTACCTCCAGGCCCCCCGCCGTTGCCCCGGTATTCGCCAGCACAGAATCCATGCCCCTCTGCCCACTGATTAAAGATCTAATGAAAAGTTTTATACCGCTGGCTGTTGAAAAAAGCAGCTTTATTGTGAATGATGTAGACCCCGCCTTTCAGCTTTGCGCCGATCAGCAGACCCTGGCCTTTGTACTGAGTAACCTGTTGGATAATGCCATCAGCACTACCAGCAGTGTATGTATCCGTGTGGAAGCTGTGAAACAGGCCGAAGGGATACAGATAGGCGTACGCATCAGCGCCGCCAATTTTTACAGTACCGTAACCGGCGATTTTTCGCAGGTACTGGCTGCTGCTTACCGCCTGGGTGGTAATATCCATATTTATAATCAGCGGAACCAGGGAATGGTGATCTCCCTGTCGCTGGCGGCATCATCCATATCCTAA
- a CDS encoding M12 family metallo-peptidase, with amino-acid sequence MTPFIKNICCILLCLSVLSLRAQEVPSTITTRLYSARPSASLQERFNKVQVLRLTANELAAFSRATPEKVNRINWHIGEQPWSLQLSAKPASADKVSVTTSRGGVQPLLHGPLLLTGTMQDGKGRVRLAVNDHFIYGFLDNGTDRYFIEPLRKFDTSASKEEYIFYHVNDVPLPGNFCGTTEMSAGNKYKVPATSAAAVSSPASQRASCKQVRMAVATDYAVYEKHGSTELIANYIIANWHVAESYFVDLDLDQESTTDVGDDHITMPVVALYIVTDPDNDLLPNGSFSLLAFGNWANAHFQAPFDIAEMITGKSIPLGPPNAVLGVATGMGQLCNARKEVHVLRDYLNGASYSLVTAHETGHNLGCAHDDELSPAVRSFIMTSYLVRTATRFSRYSDFVGIPYETGSAWNIKRTFEWGANACLHSNLCSIDPCERVKGLTLETVGTQAVRLSWQGTAPTYIVQYKVKDSAIFPVANTVEVTGTEITISGLRPCTPYEFLVKAKCDASTTSIPVIVPYQLSSFRIDSIVAGNAANGRYDLSFHLHYLNSNADQLQVTAMVDGQQQRFDFSGASQRITLTGLRIDGRLLKRLHIYITDYGPCYTAATFRAPVLSNDCTPLATTDFNDGKVPAGWISQVTRHFPLPYEAKYLAIGFNDRAGNGGPFPYGNIDSTRMTFYDFWNNGIQKQFGTYEIFSPVLDISNKTGVTLSFDYAYFRTVDRRSHVFACLKADVFDGHSWVNVWMVDSSQQYINYTGSEFFWHFIPPRITIGLDPYRNPQFQVRFTLIDGSKGTFTRGLDAAALDNILICGADVCASPVNAPLPQQRGAVHAVTAVKACTDADYFTHYFSAADSLLISFKKQYNDSLELYPNQVKLQHYTTSLAVNASRVPYVQQGWSWVLLNKYWVVNPWHGFSDTGIVRLYIKRQEVEALCAALGIAYTTDIIRPYYLSLSDTTAFAHPVHAAVTAGTIVFPYAVIRETPDYYVIECIAPPSGGVLGIGASAKRWQPGQVAPLLLYPNPVTDLLIAEVNTTQEGNMYFEIVNTLGQVVRAEKRLLQGGFNRLSFPVKGLAAGMYLLRSPQLAPAKGVRFIKL; translated from the coding sequence ATGACCCCCTTCATAAAAAACATCTGCTGTATACTGCTTTGCCTGTCTGTACTTTCCTTACGTGCACAGGAGGTTCCTTCCACTATTACTACCAGGTTATACTCTGCCAGACCCTCTGCTTCCTTACAGGAACGATTTAACAAGGTGCAGGTGCTCCGGTTAACGGCCAATGAGCTGGCCGCCTTCTCACGCGCCACACCCGAAAAGGTCAACCGCATTAACTGGCATATCGGTGAACAACCATGGTCCCTGCAATTGTCGGCTAAGCCGGCCTCCGCGGATAAGGTCAGTGTGACCACCAGCAGGGGAGGCGTGCAGCCATTATTGCACGGGCCGCTGTTGCTGACCGGAACTATGCAGGATGGAAAGGGCCGGGTGCGACTGGCCGTGAATGATCATTTTATTTATGGCTTCCTGGACAATGGTACAGACCGGTATTTCATTGAGCCGCTCCGGAAGTTTGATACGTCAGCTTCTAAAGAAGAATATATTTTTTACCATGTGAATGATGTGCCCTTGCCGGGCAATTTTTGCGGCACCACTGAGATGTCTGCGGGCAATAAGTATAAGGTTCCGGCTACCTCCGCAGCGGCTGTATCATCGCCTGCCTCCCAGCGTGCGAGTTGTAAACAGGTAAGGATGGCTGTTGCCACCGATTATGCCGTGTATGAAAAACATGGCTCCACTGAATTGATCGCCAATTATATTATTGCCAACTGGCATGTAGCTGAATCTTATTTTGTGGATTTAGACCTCGACCAGGAAAGTACTACCGATGTAGGAGATGATCATATTACGATGCCGGTGGTGGCCCTGTATATCGTAACAGATCCGGATAATGACCTGCTGCCCAATGGAAGTTTTTCACTCCTTGCCTTTGGCAACTGGGCCAATGCACATTTCCAGGCGCCTTTTGATATAGCGGAAATGATTACCGGCAAATCCATTCCTTTAGGTCCGCCCAATGCTGTATTGGGTGTTGCCACTGGCATGGGGCAGCTCTGTAATGCCCGCAAAGAGGTGCATGTGCTCAGGGATTACCTGAATGGAGCGAGTTATTCGCTGGTCACTGCCCATGAAACCGGGCATAATCTTGGTTGTGCGCATGATGATGAGCTATCTCCTGCAGTACGGTCATTTATTATGACTTCTTACCTGGTGCGTACTGCCACGCGGTTTTCACGGTACAGCGATTTTGTGGGAATCCCCTACGAGACTGGTTCTGCCTGGAATATTAAGCGAACATTTGAATGGGGCGCCAATGCCTGCCTGCATAGCAATCTTTGCAGCATAGACCCTTGCGAACGGGTAAAGGGGCTTACACTGGAAACGGTGGGCACCCAGGCGGTGCGCCTGAGCTGGCAGGGAACTGCACCCACCTATATTGTACAATACAAAGTAAAAGATTCAGCGATATTCCCGGTGGCCAATACGGTTGAAGTAACGGGTACGGAGATCACTATTTCCGGATTGCGGCCCTGTACCCCATATGAATTCCTGGTGAAGGCGAAGTGTGATGCTTCCACCACCAGCATTCCGGTGATTGTTCCTTACCAGCTAAGCAGTTTCCGCATTGATTCTATTGTGGCAGGTAATGCAGCCAATGGCAGGTACGACCTTTCCTTCCATCTTCATTATCTGAATAGTAATGCCGACCAACTGCAGGTAACCGCGATGGTAGACGGACAACAACAACGATTTGATTTCAGCGGGGCTTCGCAGCGCATTACCTTAACCGGCCTGCGCATAGATGGACGCCTGCTCAAAAGGCTACACATTTATATTACGGATTATGGGCCCTGTTATACGGCTGCCACCTTCCGGGCACCGGTATTGAGCAATGATTGCACGCCACTGGCAACGACCGACTTTAATGATGGTAAGGTGCCTGCCGGCTGGATCAGCCAGGTTACCCGTCACTTTCCACTGCCTTATGAGGCAAAGTACCTCGCCATAGGGTTCAACGATCGCGCCGGCAATGGCGGTCCTTTCCCTTACGGGAATATTGACAGCACCCGCATGACTTTTTATGATTTCTGGAATAACGGGATCCAGAAACAATTTGGTACTTATGAGATCTTTTCGCCGGTATTAGACATCAGCAATAAAACCGGCGTAACGCTGAGTTTCGATTATGCTTATTTCCGCACGGTTGACAGAAGGAGCCATGTGTTCGCCTGTCTGAAAGCGGATGTGTTTGACGGCCACTCCTGGGTGAATGTATGGATGGTGGATAGTTCGCAGCAATATATCAATTATACCGGCAGTGAGTTCTTCTGGCATTTTATTCCTCCCCGTATTACGATTGGCCTGGACCCCTATCGCAACCCGCAGTTCCAGGTTCGCTTTACGTTGATTGATGGCAGTAAGGGTACTTTTACGAGGGGCCTGGATGCTGCCGCGCTGGACAATATCCTGATCTGCGGTGCTGATGTATGTGCGTCGCCTGTCAATGCCCCGCTGCCTCAGCAGCGTGGTGCTGTGCATGCGGTTACTGCTGTAAAAGCCTGTACGGATGCTGATTATTTCACGCATTATTTTTCGGCGGCCGATTCCCTGCTGATCTCTTTTAAGAAACAATACAATGATTCACTGGAGTTGTATCCTAACCAGGTAAAACTGCAGCATTATACTACCAGCCTGGCGGTTAATGCCTCCCGGGTGCCCTACGTACAACAGGGCTGGTCATGGGTATTACTGAATAAATATTGGGTGGTCAATCCTTGGCATGGTTTCAGCGATACCGGCATCGTACGGTTATATATTAAGCGGCAGGAGGTGGAAGCTTTGTGCGCTGCACTGGGCATTGCTTATACGACAGACATTATCCGCCCATATTACCTGTCGCTTTCTGATACAACCGCTTTTGCCCACCCGGTGCATGCTGCTGTCACAGCCGGTACCATCGTATTCCCTTATGCTGTTATCCGGGAAACACCGGACTATTATGTTATTGAATGTATAGCGCCGCCATCAGGCGGCGTGCTGGGTATTGGCGCTTCTGCCAAGCGTTGGCAGCCTGGACAGGTGGCGCCCCTGCTCCTGTATCCTAACCCGGTAACCGACCTGCTCATAGCCGAGGTGAATACCACGCAGGAAGGGAATATGTATTTTGAGATTGTCAATACACTGGGGCAGGTGGTGCGTGCCGAAAAACGGTTGCTCCAGGGCGGGTTCAACAGGTTGTCCTTCCCTGTAAAGGGCCTGGCGGCGGGGATGTACCTGCTTCGCAGTCCTCAATTAGCGCCGGCCAAGGGGGTAAGATTCATCAAGTTATAG